AACGACACAATACACTTTCTCTTGGCTCTAAAATCTTATCACATCTACAGTATTTCTTTGCTCGACTACTATCTGAGTCTCTTctgtttgtcttcttcaagCACTTGCACGGCATGATGTCCGTTGCAATCCCCTTCATTCAAGGTTTTCGGTGAATTCCTTGGAAAAAGATGAGATGGTGAGCAAACGGTGTTGTCGTTTGTAGCGCTCACTTTGCTGGAAACTCCATTTACAATGGATTTTCATTGCTGTGGGCAGATGTCGATTCTGGCCTCTGGCTGTTCATCATCCACCACCAGCCGCAGTTGTCCTATGCTGTCTTAACAGCCTGCAACGGTTGAGCAACTTTCTGGTTAACAATGTCAGCATCAAAATAAGGCTTCCAGCGCCTGCTGCAACAGAAGGCTATCTCGTTAGGGGGAAATCAGGTTGTCAACATTATAGAAAGAGCACGTTCATCAGTCAAGCAGGGTGTGCGTGTTGACCAATGGGGAAGACATGAGGAGAGCATAGAGAAGTTGGGATCAAAATAACTGAAGTGATAAATGCTTTTACATTGATCAGAAATTCATATCCTGCCACCGGCACTGGCAACATTCTCCACATGAATCCTACTTTTAAGAATTGAAGCAAAATCCAATAATCTCTATCTACACCGTTCTACTGTGGCACATCATTTTGGCATTCAaatctataaaaataaaaatcgcaTCCATAAGTGGTTGGATTCACTAGCCAGTAAAGCAACAATAGGCAAGGGAATTTCCTTGATGCAAGCTGATTAAGGCAATTGTCGGTCATTTAACTCAAACTCTCTTTGCTTCTAGGctgcaacaaatttgaaattcacaAAGATGACCTTGTTGGCCTCTTTCTACAATCTTataaggaagaaagaaggaCACAAATGAAGTTCCAAAGATGCCCTTTAAGTTAGATTCACATCAGTGACAGAAACAACCACTCTATGAACACAAAAGGAGAGTTCTGTCTGATTAACATATCGACCAAGGTTTTACATAGATATAGTTGGACTCTTGCGATAGAAACTATAATATACTTAGTATTCATGGAGGACTCAAGCTTCCAGTAAGTAGACATAATGCCTTTAGATCCTAATAAAAGAGACCATGGAGTTTCACACACGAACCATTCCAACACCTTGAAGATGTGTAACAAGGATATTCACACTTCCCATATTCTGAATTTACAGTGCATATTTCAGAAACCTTCCTTGAGTGCATTCGTTGATTTCAGACTGCTTTAGTCCAAACCAAAGTCCGTCCAACCAGCTTACGCACTAAAAAGCACTTGTCATCTCACCAAGCTGGACCCTTGCCTTCAATAATGTGCTGGACGCTAATTCATGATTCACAACATTGTCCATTTCGAAGCTTCAGAGTAATGGCAATTATTCAAACAAGCAGGATCACAAATATTGAGGGCTGCAGCTACTTGTTCATTGTAACATCCAGGCCATATCAAACTAGATGTCAGCTTATACAGATTTTACCTTGTGCTcataatttcttcatgaaatccTCAATTCTCTCAGCAGCATCATACATGTTCTTCTGTCTCACTTCATCCAGCATCAAACGACATGTCTGATACCTTGGAGTTATTTCTTGACCAACCATCTCGTCAAACAGAAGGTAAGCCCAATCAGCTTTGTCCGCTCTGCATAACCCATGAATTAGAAGTGTGTATGCTGAGACATCCAAACTGAGGTGATGCTTGTTGACCATGTCATCCAACAATCTGCTCAAAAAGCCATCAGTTTTTCCAGATTTAAAGCAAGACTTCAGCAAGGGATAGTAAGTCTGAACATCAGGTTTCGCAAAATTTGACTCTTCCATTTCTTGAAGGAGATCCATCGCCTTCTGAACTTGACTGTGATGACAAAACATTGAAATCATGGTATTGTAGGTAGGTGTGTTTGGTCTCACGCCACGAGCAGGCATCTCCACCTCAAAAACATCGACCGCATCATGAACTCGCCCAGCTCTCGCGAGCACATGGATCAAGCAATTGTAGAAGGGCGTATCCGGCTCGCACCCATCCAATTTCATCCTCTCAGCCAACTGCAGCGCTTCATCGAACTCCTCTGACTTCGCCAAATAATGCATGACCGTGGTGTAAGTGACCACATTCGGcgggcaccccccatcccgcatttcgtcgaacagtTGATAGACCTTATTGAAATTGCCCTGACGGCAATAGAACTGCACGATCGTCGAGTAGCTAATGACACAGGGCCGAACCCCGTGGCCCTTCATTTCCTGGATAGTCCACTGCGCCTCGTCGACCCGGTTAATCTTGCACCAACCGAAGATCAGGATATTGAACGTGTGCGCATCGGGCAATACGTGAGGCTTGAGCTGCAGCATAATCGCTCGCGCCTGCTCCACTCGACGCTCCTTGCAAAGCGTGTCCAGCAACAAGTTCATCGACTCGGTGTTCCTCTCCAAACCGAAGTCCCCCAATTCATCAAACACCTTGACCGCCTCTTCCCACAGCCCCGCGCCGGCATACCTCCGCATCACCTTCCCCACCGTGCCGAGCCTCACGAGCTTGCTCCGGTTCATCTCCTCCAGGACCTCCCTCATCCTATCCATCCGCCGGCTCTTCCCGAGGATGTCGACGATCGCGTCGCACGCCTCCGGCGAGACGCGGCCGGCCTCGACGCGCCGCCCGGCCCATCGGAACACGCCGAGGGCGGCCTTCCAGTCGTCCCGGAACCGGTCGAGCAGCCGCTCGACGAGGCCGTGGGTGACCTCGACGGAGGCGCAGGAGGGGTCGAACTCGAGGGAGCGGAGGACCTCGTGCTCGCTGCTCCCGGCGCGGACTCCGGACACGACGATCGCGAAGTcggacggccggtcgccggccaggcggacggcggaggaggagagattGGCAGCGGCCCGGCGGCGGGTCGACGGGAAGCCGGAGATGCGGGGGCGCCGGGCGGTGGCTCGAGAAGAGAAGAAGCTCATGAGAGAAGGGCGAGACTGGACGGACACGAACGGTCTGACGAACACCGGAGGCGCGGGATTTTAAGGTTTATGTCGCGGGCATTTTATACTCTCTTCTCCTTTTCGTGAAATTTACTTTTACCCCGTACTAtacaaaatgcaatttttgcTTTTGGGCAAGAAGATTTTAGTACTCGATTTGGACCCTATATTCGTTTTCTAATTATTGGGAATCAGGCTTTTCATttgcataaattttatattcattgaagtcttccttttttattgaaattaaataattaacgGTTCATCCTCACATTAATCATAGTAGCTTACGCATCAATTGCGGCTTACGTGATTGAAATTATCGTCTGATTAAATTTGACATAAGATTTCAGTTTGTCGTGAGGAGGTCATGAAAATCAGGGAGTTTTCATTTGTCCTTTGTTTGTGGATCATTCTTTCGTTGGCTGATAGGCGGATCGTTTAAATTTTCTTTACGACAATCGCAACAATGAACTTTCCCATACAATTGTAGaaatatgtttaaaattaattcaagtaaaAATAACCTATTCGAGCAATGCTTTCGGAACACTTTTTCCTCGAGCATTGATTTATTTCTCCTCCCCCAACTCTGTGATCAAATCGCTCCGGCAGCGACTGAAAAAAGCCCTCCCGTAGTCCTCTTTTCGGCTTTAACAATGATGGATACAAACTCACGAGTCTAATCAAGCCCACCGTGGGAGTGCATATGAGAAAATGTTCGGTGAGATTGTCTCGTTAAGGTAGCAAACAGTCACTCAATTCAGTGTGCAACACGTATCCAGACAGTTTTCAGAGTCCAgatcttctctctctcggttACTTCTACATTTACGTACTTAGAAATAAAAAGACCCATTTCGTAATGCTTCTATtccaaaagtaatttctttgcTTCTATTttagagaataatttttttagaaagagtatttttctatttcaatatcTCGAAATAAAATATGagtaaaaaaatacatttattaattatatatatttatatatgtttagtacgattcacaatttttttgtaatatagaattttttaataatttttaataattttcaagatttttttcttattcttccttgccGATCATCATCGATGGCAATTGTTGGTGACAGTCGGCAATGAAGGTTGGCTAGCGGCAACAAGTGCAGTGATCAAATAGGAGAGGGCCAGCAAcaacaaagatgaagaaaatgaaaaataagttatttctaaaaattgtttcgaaaataagaaattatttttctacttcttatttctgtccaaatctattctcaatcacttttctattctaaaaaatagaaaaattaattaatgttaccaaacggatcttttttttttgtttcagaaaacaagagaatagaaaaaacaaagaaattgaaacattGCCAAACGACCCAATATGTATCcccactccctccctccctcttcacGAGTTCACTccctcttttaattttctaagagtctctcctcattttcttgaaaattttaagaaacGCCTCTCTTCAAGACCGAGAAAATTAAACGAGGGAGTGAACTCAtgaaaaggaggaagagagcataggcgcctttttttttttctgaagtgAACTCATGAACAGGAGGTGAGAGAGATAAGAGGGAGCTGAGACTCCTTTTGTTTCTCAGCAAAGGGAGACCGTAAACGGAGAAGtaacaaagagagagaactgGACAAAACCATCTCACCTAATATTTTTCTCAGTGAGCACAAGGACTGCAACTAAAGTGGTTAGATGTGACTAGCCATCAGTCGCTCCATCGCTGGTGCTTAAGGTGAGGCATTCGCAATTGTGCGATGGTTTGTTGCCACCAAACGATAATTATGATGTCGATTATCAACCAGATCTACGACGGTGATGCTAGTGGCGGCAGATCATCCGTTGGGGAACAAGGCAATGCTTCAATTGCCAACTGCCAACAGCCCAGTCGATGGCAATGGTTGCAAGAGTTGGGCAAGACGCTGTTTGAATCATTACATCGCATGAAATAATGAATGGTTGCCCTAAAAAATTGTGACAAACGCCGACAAACCAACACGTGCTCCACAAACTCCCCAGTTATTAACGGATCAAATCTGCTACCAGATATATAATTTGCAATTTGCGTGTGAAGATCCCATTTAAGTATTGGTACACATATGCATGACGAATGATGCTCCTTGGTCCCCGAGGAATTGCTAATCCAAAACCTAACTGTATAAATGGGCTCAGGCATATAATTCGTGGGAAGGGACCTGGTAAAGATAAGTGTTACCCTTACAAATTGATCGATCACTATGTTTTAAGAAGTTAGAACAACCATAGAAGACGAATGACTTAATTAACACATCCATCTGT
This region of Eucalyptus grandis isolate ANBG69807.140 chromosome 8, ASM1654582v1, whole genome shotgun sequence genomic DNA includes:
- the LOC120286752 gene encoding pentatricopeptide repeat-containing protein At3g04130, mitochondrial-like; the encoded protein is MSFFSSRATARRPRISGFPSTRRRAAANLSSSAVRLAGDRPSDFAIVVSGVRAGSSEHEVLRSLEFDPSCASVEVTHGLVERLLDRFRDDWKAALGVFRWAGRRVEAGRVSPEACDAIVDILGKSRRMDRMREVLEEMNRSKLVRLGTVGKVMRRYAGAGLWEEAVKVFDELGDFGLERNTESMNLLLDTLCKERRVEQARAIMLQLKPHVLPDAHTFNILIFGWCKINRVDEAQWTIQEMKGHGVRPCVISYSTIVQFYCRQGNFNKVYQLFDEMRDGGCPPNVVTYTTVMHYLAKSEEFDEALQLAERMKLDGCEPDTPFYNCLIHVLARAGRVHDAVDVFEVEMPARGVRPNTPTYNTMISMFCHHSQVQKAMDLLQEMEESNFAKPDVQTYYPLLKSCFKSGKTDGFLSRLLDDMVNKHHLSLDVSAYTLLIHGLCRADKADWAYLLFDEMVGQEITPRYQTCRLMLDEVRQKNMYDAAERIEDFMKKL